The window CTAAGGGCTGGTCCCCGGGGAGAGCGAGTGGTGTCTCTGGCTCGGGCAGCCCAAAGGTACCAGATGGTGTCTGGAGGAGGCCTCACTTCCCGCTCAGCTGTAAGAAACAGATTAGGAAAAACTTGTTGCCGAAGCACGACTGCACTGAGGCCATTCCCAGGGCCCCAGAGGAGCCCTAAGGAGGCAGGGGGGGTTCATGGTGTCTCCTAGACCtgctcccctctctcctcccagcctgccaGGCCCAGCAGCATCCCATGGCTCCCCATTCACTGCGTCATTTTGTGCCCTCTCCCAGCCGTGGCAGCTCACGGTGAGAGGAGCAGGGTGAGGAATCAGTCACCTGGCTGGCAGGCAGGGCGGGTGGGGACACCAAGAGCCCTGTCACCTCCAGGGGCCACGGGCACAGCACCCACCACGGGCACCCTCCGCACACTCTCGCATCACCCCCCTCTCTTACCTGCCAATCCAGCTGTCTTTCCCCAGTTGAGAACAGGCAAACCCCAAGAGTTAAAGGGATGGGACAAGCGAGGCTGAGGcctccagtgctcccagcacaaGCAAACCAGCCAGCCTACGGAGCGGGGAGGCGCGATGGGAGAAGCAACGCTGCCTAGCAGAGCCACCATGCTTCAGAGCGGGGCGTGTGTGCGTGGGATGGTGGGCCTTGGCACGGGACGGTGGTCAGCGTTAATATACGGCTAAATAGAGATAACACAGAGAGGTTTCACGGCTTCCAGACGCTTCAGCTTCTCTTTCCAGGGGCTGCGAGGAAGGCGGGGTGGCTGGGGTGCTcggtgtgtgcgtgtgtgtgcgAGCgctgtgagtgtgtgtgtgcgtgcgtTTCGCCTTTCACAGGGACACGAAGTCCACGGCttgcaggagaggcagggaaaggagcagcagcaggagccacgAGGTGTTCTGGATCAAGAGGCTGAAGCCGGCACATTTCTCCAGTTTGTCTGTGAGGAGAAGGaatggggagggagagaagagaggcAATGAAATCCCTCGGGAACGGGGCTCAGGGCGGGCGTTCTAACGGTACTGGAACACAGCTTCTTGCCTTTGCTCTGTCACAGAAGTGCAGCACGTCCCATCCTGGCCTGTTTCCCTCCCAGTGGAGGGAATGTAGTAGCAAAGATTTTTTGGGACCCTGAGAAGCATAACCCTGACTGAGGTGACAAGTGGATGGGCACCAGGTGAGACAAAGGTCTCTGCATCTGGAGGACTGCTCCTGTGGGCTGTAGGTGTGGAGAATCCCCACTGTCCTCTCTATGGGAGGATATCTAGGCAATGTGCCCAAGGTGGGACCcaagagaggcaggaaaagcagtgtGAGATGGGGTAGAGCAAACCCATCTGTGGGATGAAGTGCACCTGAAGGGTTGGGACACATTTATGGATCCTCAGGGAGGATCCACAGGGAGTTGTGGTGCTCTCTGCTAGCCCTGCCAAGCCAAGGAGCAGGTGGGAAGGGCTGAGGCCAGGTGCCACCGCCTGTCTCACCTTTGATAACAGTGATGTTCTTTATCTGGTTGCCAGTGTAGTCATTGGTGGCCTTCAGCTCGCACATGTAGATGCCCTCATCGCTGGTGGTGAAGCTCTGCAGGTGGAGGCACACCAGGTTCTTGTGCATGGTGACGTTGGATCGGCTCCGGTAGATGTTCTCGGAGACTCTGATGGTGCTCTGGATGATGTGCTTCCTGTTGTCCTTGGTGATGCTGAACTCGTAGGTCAGGGGGTTGTCGGTTTTGTTCTCATAGCGACAGTCCACGCGCAGGTTCTGGCCCAGCAGGCAGGCACTCAGGTCCTTGATCATCTGGCAGTGGGCGGCCTGGAGgactgggagaggcaggagggggtTGGACAGGGAACAGCGAGCTCTGGGGGTGCCCATGCAgcctccaggctgctctgggccgagcagggagcagggagggaggtaCCTGTCAGGATGACAGCGATGCCCACGGTGGGGTTCATCTCGCTGCTGAGGTGCCCACTGGGGGCTGTCTCTGAGAGGGGAacctgggcagggggagagagGCAGTTAGCCAGGCCACTGCCCCAGGGTGTGGGCACTCGGTGGTGCAGGCTGCCCTTCCTGCACAGACGATGCTCTAGCGTCTGCTCCTCCTCACCAGTGTCTGATTCACTGCACAGAGCCTGGCTGGCACGGCACCCAGCTGGGCAATCAGGCACTGCGTGTCTGCCCAGCATCATCTCTGCACTTCCCCAGGCAATGCCCCATCCACactttgttttccctgtccAGATCTCCCCAGCAGACATTAAATGAGTGTGGCCAGACCCGCAGCAAGGCCTGCCTGTCCAGCCTCCTCCCCATTTTGCCCCATGGCCAGCCAAGGTTCAGACAGGTGAAACCAGGCTGCACCCCAGTGCCTGTACACCTTGACCAGAGGTCTGTGGCTCACGGCGAGGGGGCTGCCAGCTGAGGAACCCTCTTTGGGGGCCGGTGGGCACCCGCCCTGCCAGtcctcccacagctccagcgGGTGAGCCAGCAAGGATGAGTCATTGCAATGCAGTGAGGGAAAGGGGCCAAGAGCAGCGAGGAAGAGGGACACAGCAGCTGGACAGCGAGCCAAGACTACCAAAGGATGGCACAAAGCCtccaggagctgagctcagcctgcCTGACCACGGGGTGGAAGGGGTTTGGGTGGCAGCATCCAGTGTCTGGGTCCCTGCCCGGTGCCTGTCTCTCTCCAGGCTGTGTGTGTGGGTAAGGGGCCCGTGATGTGCCATCCAAACAACCAGGGCTGCTCACTGCAGCCGGCCCAATGCAGCCACAAGGAATCAATTAAAGGTTTGCAGGCTGGCCAAAGAGCCGCGTGGTGAATCCAGCCGCAGACATGCGGAATGGAGCTTCAGGGTGGGGGAGCAGCGAGGCAGCCAGGCTGAAGGACACACCAAGCATCTTGCAGTCAGCCCTCCAGGCTGGCCATGTCGGGCCAGGTCCAAGAGGGGGAGCTGATAAACCAGCCCTTCGTGactccaggctggcagaggggaCAACAGCCCCTCAGTTTGCTCCCTCTGAGCCTGGCAAAGCATCCAGGGAAGAGCTAGGAATTGCCTGTACCACAGCCAGCTGCATTTTTCTATTTAgcaaattttgggtttttcatATAATGTTTTAAGAGGAAATACCAAACCCATTTGCTCACCCTGAAGCTCTGCAAAATTTCTTTATCCAGAGCCCCAAACCTTGgccaggaagaaaaattccCTTCTCTTGATCTTCTCACTGGCAAATCAAGAGGTTGCCAATGGGGTAAATGCTTGAACCTCTGGATTCCTAGAAATTGTCCTCCCGTCCCTTGCTTTGTCATTTCCCAGCACCAATCTGCTCCCTTTTGAATTCCTGGGACACTGTCTAGGTCATAGCCTGGCTTTCCTCCAGAAAATCCATGCAAAGAAGCTCCCAGAGAGGGGTTTTCCTTCCATCTATGTGCCCAAACACTCAGATTTTCTAGGCTCTGGGTTGATAGCCCTTGGACCCCTCTTCTCCTGCCAGCAGTGTTGGGAGCAGAGCAAGCCAGGTAACTCTCACTCCTGCATGATCCCAGGGGTTTGGCATGGGGACAGGTCTCAGGAGGACGGTGGCATTCGAGGGGCTCCAGCTCTTAGAGGGCAAAGCTCCCGGCGCAGTCCCCACCAGCTGGGGGTCACACCGTGGCAGTACCTACCCCCTGTGCCCACCAGCGTGACAGGCTCAGGGTGACAAACGATCtgcggggatggggacaggggcgtgcagagccaggctggcgGGCTGAGGGGACGCAGAGCCgcaggagcctggctgtgccGGGGGGTGGCTGCCAGCAAACGGGGTGCACGGGGACGCGGTGCGCAGGGAAGAGCGATCGGGCGAGCCTcgagaggggcaggagggctcGGGGTGGGCGAGCTCCCCCCGCTGCAGCAGCGCGGCTGCGGTGCGGGCGTGCGCGCGGGCGCGCCCACCGGGAATGCCGCAGTCCCGAGCCGAGGGTGGGGGGCACCGGCAGCGGGGCGAGAAGCTGAGCCCGTCCCCTCCTCCAGCGCGCTCCGTGGGGCCGAGCATCCCCCGGGCGAGGGGCGAG is drawn from Vidua chalybeata isolate OUT-0048 chromosome 23, bVidCha1 merged haplotype, whole genome shotgun sequence and contains these coding sequences:
- the THY1 gene encoding thy-1 membrane glycoprotein — translated: MNPTVGIAVILTVLQAAHCQMIKDLSACLLGQNLRVDCRYENKTDNPLTYEFSITKDNRKHIIQSTIRVSENIYRSRSNVTMHKNLVCLHLQSFTTSDEGIYMCELKATNDYTGNQIKNITVIKDKLEKCAGFSLLIQNTSWLLLLLLSLPLLQAVDFVSL